One Avibacterium avium genomic window carries:
- the smpB gene encoding SsrA-binding protein SmpB: MTKKKPKQTSNTIALNKRARHEYFIEDEIEAGLSLQGWEVKSMRAGKANISDSYIIFKNGEAYLFGATIQPLSVASTHIVCDPTRTRKLLLKQRELASLFGKANRDGFTIVALSLYWKGPWAKIKIGVAKGKKQHDKRDDIKDREWKVAKDRIMKNAMRN, translated from the coding sequence ATGACAAAGAAAAAACCAAAACAGACATCAAATACCATTGCCTTAAACAAGCGCGCTAGACACGAATATTTTATTGAAGATGAAATTGAGGCAGGCCTTTCCTTACAAGGCTGGGAAGTGAAATCAATGCGTGCGGGCAAAGCTAATATTAGCGACAGCTACATTATTTTTAAAAATGGCGAAGCCTATTTATTTGGTGCGACTATTCAGCCGTTAAGCGTGGCATCAACGCATATTGTGTGTGACCCAACGCGTACGCGTAAGTTATTGTTAAAACAACGAGAATTAGCTTCACTCTTCGGCAAAGCAAACCGTGATGGCTTTACCATTGTTGCCCTTTCTCTTTATTGGAAAGGCCCTTGGGCAAAAATTAAAATTGGTGTCGCGAAAGGGAAAAAACAACACGATAAACGTGATGACATTAAAGATCGCGAATGGAAAGTTGCCAAAGATCGTATTATGAAAAATGCGATGCGAAATTAA
- the grxD gene encoding Grx4 family monothiol glutaredoxin — METLERIKKQIAENPILIYMKGSPKFPSCGFSARAVEALMNCKVPFGYVDILQNPDIRAELPAYANWPTFPQLWVEGELIGGCDIILEMYQQGELQTLLSEVAARHPQQ; from the coding sequence ATGGAAACCTTAGAACGTATTAAAAAACAAATTGCTGAAAACCCTATTCTTATTTATATGAAAGGTTCACCGAAATTCCCTTCTTGCGGATTCTCTGCAAGAGCGGTAGAAGCCCTAATGAATTGCAAAGTGCCTTTTGGCTATGTGGATATTTTGCAAAATCCAGATATTCGTGCAGAGCTACCAGCTTATGCAAATTGGCCAACGTTCCCACAGTTATGGGTAGAAGGTGAGTTAATTGGTGGTTGTGATATTATTTTAGAAATGTATCAACAAGGCGAATTACAAACCTTATTAAGTGAAGTGGCAGCACGTCATCCACAACAATAA
- the ompA gene encoding porin OmpA, with translation MKKTAIALAIAGLAAASVQAAPQAGTFYAGAKAGWASFHDGYGRLENNATFGVLRNSVTYGVFGGYQIVDNLAVEVGYDDFGRAKLRNKGVTVAKHTNHGAHLSLKASYPVLEGLDVYGRVGAALIRSDYKNKKGVAQNATLLGADAHSLKVSPVFAAGVEYNLPSLPELALRVEYQWVQGVGRLEQNGHRVDYTPNIGSVTAGLSYRFGQGVPFVAPKEVSKTFSLSSDVTFAFGKSNLRPEAQNTLDGIYGEIAQLKSANVAVAGYTDRIGSEASNLKLSQRRAETVANYLVSKGVSQNAISATGYGEANPVTGVKCDSVKGRKALIACLADDRRVEIAVKGQE, from the coding sequence ATGAAAAAAACTGCAATCGCATTAGCTATCGCTGGTTTAGCAGCAGCATCAGTACAAGCAGCTCCACAAGCAGGCACTTTCTATGCAGGTGCTAAAGCTGGTTGGGCATCTTTCCACGATGGTTACGGTCGTTTAGAAAACAATGCAACATTCGGTGTTTTACGTAATTCTGTAACTTACGGTGTATTCGGTGGTTACCAAATCGTTGATAACTTAGCTGTTGAAGTTGGTTATGATGATTTCGGTCGTGCAAAATTACGTAACAAAGGTGTTACAGTTGCTAAACACACTAACCACGGTGCGCACTTAAGCTTAAAAGCTAGCTACCCAGTATTAGAAGGCCTAGATGTTTATGGTCGTGTTGGTGCAGCATTAATCCGCTCTGACTACAAAAACAAAAAAGGTGTTGCTCAAAATGCAACTCTTTTAGGTGCAGATGCGCACAGCTTAAAAGTATCTCCAGTATTTGCAGCTGGTGTGGAATATAACCTTCCATCATTACCAGAGTTAGCATTACGCGTTGAATATCAATGGGTACAAGGTGTTGGTCGTTTAGAACAAAACGGTCACCGTGTAGACTACACTCCAAACATCGGTTCTGTAACAGCTGGTTTATCTTACCGTTTCGGTCAAGGTGTTCCATTCGTAGCGCCTAAAGAAGTTTCTAAAACTTTCTCTTTAAGCTCTGATGTAACTTTCGCATTCGGTAAATCTAACTTACGTCCAGAAGCGCAAAACACATTAGATGGTATCTACGGTGAAATCGCACAATTAAAATCTGCAAACGTTGCAGTAGCTGGTTACACTGACCGTATCGGTTCAGAAGCATCTAACTTAAAATTATCACAACGTCGTGCAGAAACAGTTGCTAACTACTTAGTATCTAAAGGTGTTTCTCAAAACGCTATCTCTGCAACTGGTTACGGTGAAGCAAACCCAGTAACTGGCGTTAAATGTGATTCTGTTAAAGGTCGTAAAGCATTAATCGCTTGTTTAGCTGACGATCGTCGTGTAGAAATCGCAGTTAAAGGTCAAGAATAA
- the ydiJ gene encoding D-2-hydroxyglutarate dehydrogenase YdiJ → MLPSLTDIPQLSPLVSDYLNELKRQHFTGDIASSYADRLSLATDNSVYQQLPQAILFPKNTADVVRLTKLAQKEKYLSLTFTPRGGGTGTNGQALNNNIIVDLSRYMTKILELNVQERWVKVQAGVVKDQLNQFLKPYGLFFSPELSTSNRATLGGMINTDASGQGSLRYGKTSDHVLGLRAVLIDGEVIDTHALKTADFEQSLQQQPLSQRSRHLHQEIFQRCQQKRPEILRDLPQLNRFLTGYDLKNVFNNDESEFNLSRILTGSEGSLAFICEATLDLTPIPQYRTLINIKYRSFDAALRNAPFMLKANALSVETVDSKVLNLAKQDIIWHSVRDLLTEDQENPILGLNIVEYAGNSKALIEKQVAQLCAQLDEKIAQNQDDIIGYQVCSDLPSIERIYAMRKKAVGLLGNAKGAAKPIPFVEDTCVPPEHLADYISEFRALLDAHHLEYGMFGHVDAGVLHVRPALDLCDKEQVKLFKEISDQVADLTHKYGGLIWGEHGKGMRSQYAETFFTPELWQELRYIKTLFDPQNRLNPGKICTALDSEQALYSILSPMRADQDRQIPIQMKAEFSGAMNCNGNGLCFNFDVNSTMCPSMKVSKNRLFSPKGRAAMVREWLRLLANQNISADQLDFRQSQMKLSDFVAKIRHSLQKARGEYDFSHEVKAAMDTCLSCKACASQCPIKIDVPSFRAKFLHFYHQRYARPIKDYVVSNVELVAPYMAKAPKFFNFFTAAKITQPLAQKALGMVDLPLLSQPNLQQQLVALNYQGLRLEQLEKLSETERQNMLLIVQDPFTSYYDAKVVADFVALTQKLGYRPILLPFKPNGKAQHIKGFLTRFAKTAKNQAEFLNRMAKLGIPLVGVDPAIVLSYRDEYREILGAERGDFQVLTAHQWLKNQLHSEQFAQGIKNSQKNHRTLPEEQQWHLFPHCTESTGLPNSPKEWQEIFAAFGQPLQVETVGCCGMAGTFGHETQHLAMSKAIYASSWEKKLAGKNPDYCLATGYSCRSQVKRLEKWQPKHPVQALLTLLN, encoded by the coding sequence ATGCTACCTTCATTAACTGATATTCCACAATTATCCCCTTTAGTTTCAGATTATCTCAATGAATTAAAACGCCAACATTTTACCGGCGATATTGCTTCAAGCTATGCGGATCGCTTAAGTCTTGCAACGGATAACAGTGTTTATCAGCAACTGCCACAAGCCATTTTATTCCCTAAAAATACGGCAGATGTGGTGCGCCTCACTAAACTCGCTCAAAAAGAAAAATACCTCTCGCTCACCTTTACCCCTCGCGGTGGTGGTACAGGCACCAATGGGCAAGCCTTAAATAATAATATTATTGTGGATCTTTCCCGTTATATGACGAAAATTCTTGAACTCAATGTACAAGAGCGTTGGGTAAAAGTGCAAGCAGGTGTGGTAAAAGATCAACTGAATCAATTTTTGAAACCTTATGGGCTGTTTTTCTCGCCTGAATTATCCACCAGTAACCGCGCGACACTAGGTGGAATGATCAACACCGATGCCTCAGGACAAGGCTCATTGCGTTATGGCAAAACCTCCGATCACGTTTTAGGTTTGCGTGCTGTCTTAATCGATGGTGAAGTAATTGATACCCACGCGCTGAAAACCGCAGATTTCGAGCAATCATTACAGCAACAACCGCTTTCTCAGCGCAGCCGTCATTTACATCAAGAAATTTTCCAGCGTTGCCAACAAAAACGCCCTGAAATCTTACGTGATTTGCCACAGCTTAATCGCTTTTTAACCGGTTACGATCTCAAAAATGTATTTAATAATGACGAATCTGAATTTAACCTTTCACGCATTTTAACAGGTTCAGAAGGCTCGCTTGCGTTTATTTGTGAAGCGACTTTAGATCTCACGCCAATCCCACAATATCGCACATTAATTAATATAAAATACCGCTCTTTTGATGCCGCGTTGCGTAACGCACCTTTTATGCTCAAAGCCAATGCCCTTTCGGTAGAAACGGTGGATAGCAAAGTGCTAAACCTTGCCAAACAAGACATCATTTGGCACTCCGTGAGAGATCTGCTTACTGAAGATCAAGAAAACCCAATTCTTGGCTTGAATATTGTGGAATATGCTGGCAACAGCAAAGCCCTGATTGAAAAACAAGTTGCACAACTTTGCGCCCAGCTTGATGAGAAAATTGCGCAAAACCAAGATGATATTATCGGCTATCAAGTTTGCAGCGACTTGCCTTCCATTGAGCGTATTTATGCGATGCGTAAAAAAGCCGTAGGCTTGCTCGGTAATGCGAAAGGTGCGGCTAAGCCCATTCCTTTTGTAGAAGACACCTGCGTGCCGCCTGAACATCTTGCCGATTACATCAGTGAATTTCGTGCGCTGCTCGATGCCCATCACTTAGAATACGGCATGTTCGGCCACGTTGATGCTGGCGTGCTACACGTTCGCCCTGCCCTTGATCTATGCGACAAAGAACAAGTGAAACTGTTTAAAGAAATTTCCGATCAAGTGGCAGATCTAACACACAAATACGGCGGACTAATTTGGGGGGAACACGGCAAAGGAATGCGCTCGCAATATGCCGAAACCTTTTTCACGCCTGAATTATGGCAAGAACTGCGTTACATCAAAACCCTGTTCGATCCGCAAAATCGCCTAAATCCGGGTAAAATTTGCACCGCACTTGACAGCGAACAAGCGCTTTACTCTATCCTATCGCCAATGCGCGCAGATCAAGATCGCCAAATTCCAATTCAAATGAAAGCAGAATTTTCTGGCGCAATGAACTGCAACGGCAATGGTTTATGTTTTAATTTTGATGTAAACAGCACAATGTGTCCGTCAATGAAAGTGAGCAAAAATCGCTTGTTTTCACCGAAAGGACGTGCTGCGATGGTGCGTGAATGGCTGCGTTTGCTAGCTAATCAAAATATTTCTGCCGATCAGTTAGATTTTCGCCAAAGCCAAATGAAACTCAGCGATTTTGTGGCTAAAATTCGCCATAGCCTGCAGAAAGCGCGTGGCGAATATGATTTTTCTCACGAAGTGAAAGCCGCGATGGATACCTGTCTTTCGTGCAAAGCCTGTGCAAGCCAATGCCCGATAAAAATTGATGTGCCGAGTTTCCGTGCCAAGTTCTTGCATTTTTATCATCAACGTTATGCTCGCCCAATCAAAGATTATGTGGTGTCAAATGTGGAACTGGTTGCGCCTTATATGGCAAAAGCACCGAAATTTTTTAACTTTTTCACCGCAGCTAAAATCACCCAACCACTGGCACAAAAAGCCTTAGGAATGGTGGATTTGCCTTTATTAAGCCAACCGAATTTGCAACAGCAATTAGTCGCCCTTAACTATCAAGGTTTGCGTTTAGAACAGCTAGAAAAGTTAAGCGAAACCGAAAGACAAAATATGCTGCTTATCGTACAAGATCCTTTCACCTCTTATTATGATGCCAAAGTAGTAGCGGATTTTGTGGCGCTAACCCAAAAGCTCGGCTATCGACCAATTTTGCTGCCATTCAAACCCAATGGCAAAGCACAGCATATCAAAGGCTTCCTCACTCGCTTTGCTAAAACGGCGAAAAATCAAGCAGAATTTTTAAATCGAATGGCGAAGTTAGGCATTCCTTTAGTGGGTGTAGATCCTGCTATTGTGCTGTCTTACCGTGATGAATATCGTGAAATTTTAGGCGCAGAACGTGGCGATTTCCAAGTGCTTACCGCCCATCAATGGCTAAAAAATCAACTCCATTCTGAGCAATTCGCACAGGGAATAAAAAATTCACAAAAAAACCACCGCACTTTACCAGAAGAACAACAATGGCATTTATTCCCTCATTGCACTGAATCCACAGGGCTGCCAAATAGCCCTAAAGAATGGCAAGAAATCTTTGCCGCCTTTGGACAACCATTACAAGTGGAAACCGTGGGCTGCTGCGGAATGGCGGGTACATTTGGCCACGAAACACAACATCTTGCAATGTCGAAAGCGATTTATGCTAGCTCGTGGGAGAAAAAACTGGCTGGCAAAAATCCTGATTATTGCCTTGCCACAGGCTATTCTTGCCGCAGCCAAGTGAAACGCTTGGAAAAATGGCAACCAAAACACCCAGTGCAAGCCCTCTTAACCTTACTTAACTAG
- the ubiD gene encoding 4-hydroxy-3-polyprenylbenzoate decarboxylase, whose translation MKYKNLRDFLQLLEAQGELKRITQEIDPYLEMTEISDRTLRAGGPALLFENPKGFDIPVLCNLFGTAKRVALGMGQNDVSALREVGKLLAFLKEPEPPKGFKDLWTTLPQYKQVLNMPAKVLSKAPCQDIVLSGDDVDLYRLPIMQCWKDDIAPLITWGLTITKGPNKKRQNLGIYRQQLIGKNKLIMRWLSHRGGALDFQEWKEQNLDKPFPVSVALGADPATILAAVTPVPDSLSEYAFAGLLRGNKTEVVKSVSNDLDVPASAEIVLEGYIDPNETALEGPYGDHTGYYNEQEYFPVFTVTHITMRQNPIYHSTYTGRPPDEPAILGEALNEVFIPILQKQFPEIVDFYLPPEGCSYRLAVVTMKKQYAGHAKRVMMGVWSFLRQFMYTKFVIVCDDDINARDWKDVIWAITTRSDPARDCTIVENTPIDYLDFASPIAGLGSKMGIDATNKWPGETNREWGVPIKKDPEVVKRVDEIWESLQIFS comes from the coding sequence ATGAAATATAAGAATTTACGCGATTTTTTGCAGCTGTTGGAAGCGCAAGGTGAGCTAAAACGCATTACGCAAGAAATTGATCCTTATTTAGAAATGACCGAAATTTCCGACCGCACTTTGCGGGCTGGTGGGCCAGCGTTATTATTTGAAAACCCGAAAGGCTTTGATATTCCCGTATTGTGCAACTTATTTGGCACAGCAAAGCGGGTGGCGTTAGGAATGGGGCAGAATGATGTGTCAGCCTTGCGTGAAGTGGGGAAGTTACTGGCTTTCCTTAAAGAACCTGAACCGCCAAAAGGGTTTAAAGATTTATGGACAACCTTACCGCAATATAAGCAAGTGCTAAATATGCCCGCGAAAGTGTTAAGCAAAGCACCTTGTCAGGACATTGTACTCAGTGGCGATGACGTGGATTTATACCGCTTGCCGATTATGCAATGCTGGAAAGATGACATCGCACCGCTTATCACTTGGGGGCTAACCATTACCAAAGGGCCGAATAAAAAACGGCAAAATTTGGGGATTTACCGCCAACAGTTGATTGGCAAAAATAAATTGATTATGCGTTGGCTCTCGCACCGTGGGGGCGCATTAGATTTTCAAGAATGGAAAGAGCAAAACCTTGATAAACCTTTTCCTGTTTCTGTGGCATTAGGCGCTGATCCTGCAACGATTTTGGCGGCCGTAACGCCTGTGCCTGATAGCCTTTCTGAATATGCTTTTGCAGGATTGTTGCGTGGCAACAAAACGGAAGTGGTGAAATCGGTGAGTAACGATCTTGATGTGCCAGCCAGTGCGGAGATCGTGTTGGAAGGCTATATTGATCCCAATGAAACAGCATTAGAAGGGCCTTATGGCGATCACACGGGCTATTACAATGAGCAAGAGTATTTCCCGGTGTTTACTGTTACCCATATTACAATGCGACAAAACCCGATTTATCATTCCACTTATACAGGGCGTCCACCTGATGAACCAGCGATTTTGGGCGAAGCGTTAAACGAAGTGTTTATCCCGATTTTGCAAAAGCAATTCCCTGAAATTGTAGATTTTTATTTACCGCCTGAAGGTTGCTCTTACCGTCTTGCGGTGGTAACGATGAAGAAACAATATGCCGGCCACGCCAAGCGTGTAATGATGGGCGTTTGGTCTTTCTTACGTCAATTTATGTATACCAAGTTTGTTATCGTGTGTGATGATGATATTAACGCCAGAGATTGGAAAGACGTGATCTGGGCGATCACCACGCGTAGCGATCCTGCGCGCGATTGCACCATTGTGGAAAACACGCCCATTGATTATTTGGATTTTGCTTCGCCTATTGCAGGGCTAGGTTCTAAAATGGGCATTGACGCCACCAATAAATGGCCCGGCGAAACTAACCGCGAGTGGGGTGTGCCTATTAAAAAAGATCCTGAAGTAGTCAAACGCGTGGACGAAATTTGGGAAAGTTTACAGATTTTTAGCTAA
- a CDS encoding TPM domain-containing protein: protein MIKLLKSAVIFFSIFFSINSYAVNFPAPPNPFHYVNDYTGTLTPSERQLLENKLIAYSKETSSQIAVVLIPTTGNYDIAQYSFELGDKWGIGRKQLNNGVLMLIAVNDRKIFIATGQGLEGALPDAFLAQIIRNVITPAFKQGHYSLGIDRGLDYIIAASKGEYDPAKDEPEWTDYIPILMIALFMLVVLFGELNWRRTPYISPTTNHNGEILRRTSTIRRRGGGFGGGFGGGDFGGGSGGDFGGGGFGGGGAGGSW from the coding sequence ATGATTAAATTGCTAAAAAGTGCGGTGATTTTTTTCAGTATTTTTTTCTCGATAAATAGTTATGCCGTTAATTTTCCTGCACCACCAAATCCTTTTCATTATGTCAATGATTACACAGGGACTTTAACCCCCTCAGAAAGACAATTACTTGAAAATAAACTGATTGCTTATTCTAAAGAAACCAGTTCGCAGATTGCGGTGGTATTAATTCCAACTACGGGAAATTATGATATTGCGCAATATAGCTTTGAGTTGGGTGATAAATGGGGGATTGGGCGTAAACAGCTTAATAATGGCGTATTAATGCTGATTGCCGTAAATGATCGCAAAATTTTTATTGCTACAGGGCAGGGGCTTGAAGGTGCATTGCCAGATGCTTTCCTTGCGCAAATTATCCGTAATGTGATTACGCCTGCTTTTAAACAAGGACATTATTCACTCGGCATTGATCGCGGATTGGATTACATCATTGCAGCAAGCAAAGGAGAATATGATCCTGCAAAAGATGAGCCAGAATGGACGGATTACATTCCTATCCTAATGATTGCATTATTTATGCTAGTAGTGCTTTTTGGTGAGCTAAACTGGCGCCGTACGCCTTATATTAGCCCAACAACCAACCATAATGGTGAGATCTTGCGTAGAACTTCAACTATTCGCCGCAGAGGTGGTGGATTTGGCGGTGGTTTCGGCGGAGGCGACTTCGGTGGCGGTTCTGGCGGAGACTTTGGCGGTGGTGGCTTCGGTGGCGGTGGGGCTGGCGGAAGTTGGTAA
- a CDS encoding TPM domain-containing protein, whose amino-acid sequence MGLFSRLPFDKKAIEAAIVRLEQQSSAELRVYIERHMPKSDSQNASVTRALSVFEQLEMHQTQARNGILIYIAYKDQQCAIIGDKGIDQYVAADFWQQQCVEMTDYFRQGIYTRGVVKIIENMAKLLAKHFPIQPDDINELDNEVIIND is encoded by the coding sequence ATGGGATTATTTTCCAGACTTCCTTTTGATAAAAAAGCAATCGAGGCGGCAATTGTTCGCCTCGAGCAACAAAGTTCAGCAGAATTACGGGTATATATTGAACGTCATATGCCTAAATCTGACAGCCAAAATGCCAGTGTTACACGGGCTTTATCTGTTTTTGAGCAATTGGAAATGCATCAAACCCAAGCACGGAATGGCATTTTGATCTATATTGCTTATAAAGATCAGCAGTGTGCGATCATTGGTGATAAAGGGATTGATCAATATGTTGCAGCTGATTTCTGGCAGCAGCAATGTGTAGAAATGACAGACTATTTTAGACAAGGTATCTATACGCGAGGCGTAGTGAAAATTATTGAAAATATGGCGAAATTACTGGCAAAACATTTCCCAATTCAACCAGATGATATTAATGAATTGGATAATGAGGTGATTATTAATGATTAA
- a CDS encoding LemA family protein produces the protein MKKWIIAIIIAVIAGFMLITSYNGLVQAEEKIDSVWANVESQYQRRADLIPNIVNTVKGQANFEKETLTGVMEARAKASQTKIDPSNMTEEQLAQFQQQQNSVGSALSRLLVTVEKYPDLKAHEGFMNLQAQLEGTENRINVARDKFNEAAREYNQKIRQFPTKFAAMIFGFKEKPYFKSSAGSENAPVVNFN, from the coding sequence ATGAAAAAGTGGATTATCGCAATTATCATCGCAGTGATTGCCGGTTTTATGCTAATCACAAGTTATAATGGTTTGGTACAAGCGGAAGAAAAAATTGATTCTGTGTGGGCAAACGTAGAATCGCAATACCAACGCCGTGCAGATCTCATTCCAAATATTGTGAATACGGTAAAAGGTCAGGCTAATTTTGAGAAAGAAACCTTAACAGGTGTCATGGAAGCCCGTGCAAAAGCAAGCCAAACAAAAATTGATCCAAGCAATATGACAGAAGAACAGTTAGCGCAATTCCAGCAACAACAAAATTCTGTGGGATCAGCCTTATCTCGCCTGTTAGTTACTGTAGAAAAATATCCAGATCTTAAAGCGCACGAAGGCTTTATGAATTTACAAGCACAATTAGAAGGCACGGAAAATCGCATTAATGTAGCTCGTGATAAATTTAATGAAGCGGCGCGTGAATATAACCAAAAAATTCGCCAATTCCCTACTAAGTTTGCGGCAATGATTTTTGGTTTTAAAGAAAAGCCTTATTTTAAATCATCAGCCGGTTCAGAAAATGCGCCAGTGGTGAATTTTAACTAA